ATATCAGAATAATAATACATCAATCTTTTTTCCTGATTCATTCTCGATGCAAGATTGGGTTTAGAAAGGTTCCATTCACTCCCCGCAAAGGCTTCAACAAAAGGAGCCTGTAAACGATAAGGAACAAAATAAGTCAAAGTCCGCTTCATCTCAAATATCTTCTTATCCTTACACTGTTCCAGATAGTTAAGAATATTTACCTTCTTTTCACTGGTTTTCATACCGCTGATTTCATAGATATAATGTACCAAAGCTTCCAGTGTATCAGATGGCCCCAAATTTAATTTATACTCTGACACCATATACCAGGAATCTGCAATCATTTCATTTATCAATTCTTGATATGTCAGTGTCTCTTTCCCAGAGATAACCTTATTTACAATTGCCTGAAACCAAAATATTTTATAAGATTCACTCATCTTATCAAACAGTCTTCCTAAACGCTCAACACTTAAATCTTCAGAATATGGTAACTGCATCATAGTATTCTCCGCCGCAATATCTCCCTTAAATATTTTTCAGATCCGGCATCTCAAGCCCCAATGCCCTGATAAAATCCTTTTCTGTCTCTAACTCCGCCTCTGCAATAAACCGGATAAATTTCTCCGGTTCTGCGTGTGCTCCTTCCAAAGCCTGAATATAGTCATTTCTTATATAAGGAGAAATAACACAAGGCAAATACCCCTTTTGTATCAAAGCCGTATTCATCAGCAGCCTGGCCGTCCTCCCATTCCCATCTTCAAATGGATGGATAAATATAAACCTCCGATGTAATTCTGCAGCAAAGGTAACCGGATCATAGTTGTTTCGCTCTTTTTCTATCCAATCACACAAATATTTTATCTCCTGTCCTATCTTGTCCGGTGCACAAACCGGATAAGATGAACCTGTAATAACGACACGTACCGTTCTATATACTCCTGCTTTGCTTTCAGATATTCCAGAATAAAAAAGCCGGTGAAGTTCCTTAATATCTGATTCTCGAATTGTTTTCTTATCAATCAGAGAAAACATGTAATCATAAGCGTGGCTGTGTCCATAAGCTTCCAATGCTTCTCTAAGTGATTTACCTCCAACTGTAATTCCGTCCTCCAGAAGCACCTTTGTTTCACTAATTGTCAATGTATTCCCTTCCAAAGCGTTTGAAGACCAAGTTGTAGAAATGCGAAAGAAATCACGTACCTGTTTCAACATCTCCCCTTCAAACGGTCTGGCTTTCCTTATAACCTGATGGCATAATTCCACCTTTTTTATAAAATTAGTATCCAACCTTTCCCCAACCTTTCTTAATTTAGGCTCTGATAGCAATGTCTCAAACTCTGCTACAATCTCCTGATTCACTAACTTAACCATCCCTTATTTAATTACTGCCAAATATTCTGTGCTTTATTCAAAGGTTTCTATAAACTCTATCTATTTTTTCTTATCTCTAATTTTGCATAATGACCTGTAAACATTATAGCATACTTTACCCTCTTTAATAATAATATCCTAACTATTTTCTTCTAAAAAAATATATTTCTTTCGCATATTGCTCCTATGGTCTTCAACCATAGGAGCAATTAACAGCATACAATGAATCTGATTTTAGTCTACAAGACTAATTCTACACTCGTGCCGGGAATACTTATAAATCCTATCCGATAACACATCCTCCTTCGGCACTTCACTTTCATTTATCTGGCCAACCGTTTTCTGCAACTCCCCATAATCCAAATTTCCATCATCAGGAACCAAAATAGTTTCATGCAGGCTGGACGGCAATATAACAATATCTGAATTCTGAGAATCAGCGAAATCCTTCAAACACCCATCGTATAAAATACACCCGGCGCCGTTAAGCTGTTTTCTATTTGAAAGGATATATAAGGGTGGCTTCTGCGAATCAAAATCCAACAAATCATCTACCATCTCCTCCATTTCCAATTCCTCTAAATGTCCTTTCAATATATCACACATAATCTCTTTCATTGTTTTAATTTCCGACGGCAGCAATATGGGAGTATTTCTCATTGCCAGACGATACAGTTCCTCTTTCTCCACTCCCCAAGGTTCCATATGAGAGTTATGAATCAATGCCGTCATCTGACCCCCTCTATGTTCATCCAGAATCAGATAGAACACCACTGCCAGGTCCAAAAATTCAAAATATGGAACATCCTTTAAAAGCTCCTTATTCTTTTCCCTCTGAATCAGCTTAAAAGCCACCTTATCCTGCAGATTAGTAAAATCCAAAAGCTCTCTTATATCACCAAAAACTACATCATTGTTCTCCTTATACGCGGATATAATATCTTCCAGAATTTCCTGCAGTGACATCCCATGGGTAAAATGCATATAATATGAATTTAAGTAAATTGTTGGAGCAATATTTTTACTTGCCTTTCCAATAATTAGCCCATCCAGCACTATTCCGTTATTTTTTGTAATTTTCTGAATGCGAATCTCATAATCACTTCCTAATCTCTCCTGCACTGCTGCTCTAACTTCTTCTAAAAACTGATTGTAATTCATTTGTTCTTCCTCCATTATCTTTTTCATATTTTAAACAATAAAAAGAAGCATCTCCTTAGAAATGCCTCTGACAGAAAAATCACTTATTCTTTTACCCATTTCACGTAGACAATCTCAAACTCATTTTCCAATGCAACATAAATGGAGCTATTATCTCAACCCAGACTATAGCTACTCCTCCCATGCTCAAGACTGTTCTTCATTCCCTCTTTCATAACCAAACCGAACTCTTCCCACCAGATAAATAGGCACGGTTATCTTCCGGCCTGCTATACCGCCATAAGTATCTCCTTTCAGCAAATAAACAGCCTCTACCTTTTCATCTTCTAAAATCTGCTGCGCTGTCTCCGTCTCTGATTTTCCATCCTTTACCTCCACGCCATAGCTATTATCATTTTCCCAACGTTTTATAAGGAAATCAATCTCCCCTTCCTTATAGGTTCCAGACATTGGAGCTATTCCTGTTATCTCAAATCCCCTGATTCGCTTCAATAGTTCAATATACACAAAACATTTACTTACCATTCCTCTAAGCGCAGGCAAATCAATTCCTACCACATCCATAAAATATCTGCATACTCCAACATCCATAAAATAAAAATGGTTGTGCAAAGATACGTTCACGGGATCACATCCATTGGCCTTGCCACAATAACCTATGATATCTGAACAATATAGCCAGTCTATAACTGCACTAATACTTTTCCTCGTGGTTCTATTGCTTTCTCCGTTATAAATAATACGGGATAATTCTGTAATTAAATCACCATACTCCTTTTTCTCCCGGACAGAAAGCTGTGCAATCGCAGGAAATATCTGCTCCAGTAAAATCATTTCCTGTATACCGCCTAAGACTCTTGTTGATTCTTCTATAAAAGTCCCGATAATCTGCGTCAAAACCTTTTTGCATTCTTGCATATCCTGTGTTTCCATATAACAATTTATGACATCCGGATAGCCGCCTATTTCACAATATATTTTATAATATTCTTTTAATTCATCATATTGCAAGGGATTACTGGAACCAAGCAAATCAACGCCATTATAAAGTTCCCTTTTTCCAAATGCCGCTACAAATTCTTCGAATGACAATGTATTAAGCATCAAATTCTCTGTGTCTCCTGCTGAAAGAAAATACCCCTTTTCCAATGTCTTCCCTAAGTAACTGCCTGCAACTATAAAATGGCATAAAAACTCTCTTGAAAATTCTCTGATTCTAGAATACACTTTCGCTGATTCCTGAATCTCATCTATAGCAATAATGGTGTCTTTATTATCCTCGAACTGGGAATCGAACAATCGGAAAGCTTCATGCAGCGCCTTTTCTATCCGCGGCTCTCCGGGCTTCCAGGCAGATGCCTGTTCCATGCAAGCCAGAAATTGTTCACCGGACAGCTGAGCCATATTGATATAGATATAAATTTTGTAATTTTCTTTTGCAAATTTATCCAGAATAAATGTCTTACCAGTCTGTCTGGCACCTTTTAATTCCAGGACCTTACCGCTGTCACGCTGCTTCCAACGAAGCAGATCATTGTAAATATTTCGCTTCAGCTCCACCAGAGTCATCCTCCCTTTTCCAATATTTCTACTGTAACACACCATAACCCTAATTCAAATTCTTTTCAGTAAAATATATTCCTGAAATCCTTATCTTTCATTATAGCTGCTCCCTTTATCATAACTTTAAAATTACTTTTAAAGCCCTGGCTCCATCTTTCATACCGGCAAGATACAGATAGCGGCTTTCTTCTGCCGACTGTATAACCCATTCATCCCAAAACTGCTCCATAGCAACTTTTGATTCCTCATCCAACCGTTCAAGAATATCTTTCATCTTGTGGTTTAGCTCCCTTTCCTCATGAAGGGTTTCATCAGAACGTGCATTTAACAGCATCTCAATACGGTCACAAATGATCTGTTCCAGTAAATCTTCCACATTCATATCATCACCTTTTCCTTCTTTTTTGCAACAAAAAAAGCCCCCGCAGTCCCACACCGCAAGGGCTAATCCTATTGTACTTGTTGAAACCAATCCGGCTCATTATGAGAAACGCGGACCGGAAGCCCATCTTTATAGATGGCAATTCTTCTAAATTCCTTAGTATTATCATACAGAGAAGCCAGATTACACATAGGAAGAACAATCGTCAAGTTCTGGAATGTTTCCAAATACCGTTTTTCCACATCCTTATCCGGTATTCCATGCCCACCTTTTGATACACGGTAGGCAATCCTCTGTTTTGCCAATTCTACAGAATCAATTCCTACATAATAAAGTTCAATGTAATATCCCTGATTCCTGGCCTTTTCTATTGTTCTAAAAATAGTCTTTCCACAGAGCGTTGTTTCCTGATAAAAGGAACTTCCGATAGATAGGCATTGATTCAATTCCTGAACAGCCCGTTTTCCACTTTCATAACATCACTGGTTATTTTCCAGTCCCCAAATGTTTTAAGAATTTCATCTATATTAATTCTAGGCATCTGATGATACTTGAGAAAAGTCTGATACAGCGTAGACTTCCCAGCCCCATTCACTCCTGCAAAAATAACATATCGTTTCATCAAAACCGATTCTCCTCAATGACCTTTCGCTGTCTCTGCTGAAGGACAAGGTCACTGATCATGGAATAAAATTCCTGCTCTTCTTCCGTCTCCGCCCCAAGGATTAACTGCGTAGTCTCATCAGGATCTAATTTCATGCACTCTTTGTACAACATTTTCAAGGTTTCATTCGTTGACATATCATCACTCCTTCCTTGTAAGTAAGTCCATTATATCATAGGAACATAATGAAATACAATGAGCACTCGAACATTTGTATCGACTTATGCCAGATACCCGATCATTTATGCCAGTACATTTTTTGCCACGTGCTCTGTAAATCAGCCTTCCATTTCATTCTGCTTCTGCTCCTTACTCAAGTCCACAAAGAGTTCCTCCTAATGTTCTTGTCCATAAATACTTAAAAATATTTCCTCCGCTATCTCTTTCTGTCCCAGGCTCAGTTTAAGAAAATCCTCTCCGGTATACCGCCGCCCGACAAGCTCTAGAATATAGCAAACTCCGAATAAAGAATGATAAAATGCCTCCCGGTTCTTATAAATCTCTCTCTTGGAAAAACATTTCTTTTGAAGTTGACTAAAGCTATTGCATCTTGAAAAATACGCCTATCACTCTGACTTACCTTTATCATGCCACCTCACCGCTTTCCAATGTTTCCGGCAAACACTCATTCCGTATCTCGCTCATATCAATGGAAAGCTGTGTTTTCACAGTTTCATCCAAGGTGATGGCTTTCTGAAAATCCGACTTAATCGGTGCATATTTTAACAGCTGCTTAATCACCGTCTTTTTGGCCATCCCCTCATAATTACTCTTCCACGGGCTAAAATCCGAAGTAAACGCTTTTGAATATTTGGTGGCATAAGCATCTACATAGCTTTTGCTCATAACTTCAAAGCGAAAGCCACCATTATCCAGCCGGAAGATTGCGTAAAAAGCCCTGATTTCTCCCGGCTCATCAAAAGATGGCCGATGAGTCAAAGATGGATGAAGGCCCAATTCATAAGAAAATTCATCATTTTCATACACCACCTGAGCCTCAATGCTCTGCATCCTGTCATTGCGATATGCTAAATCAATCAGTCCCCGATATCCCAGCTGAAACTGACACTCCAATATTCCTTTGTTTTTATAAGGGATTAAATATGCTTGTCCTAAGGGTGTATTCGGTTCCAGACCTAATTGTGCTGCGTTCATCAAAGCTGCAATAAAACTCATAGGCGTACACTCTGCCAACTTTGGTGTATTATTAATTGCAGACAGCGCCATTCTTGTAAATCGTTCCGGCGTAAGAATACTTGGAAGCGCCCGTTTGATTTCCGGTTCAAGGGCCTTAACCATATCAACGATTGTCATATTTTTTGTCAGCCTGACGGATTGACTTTGACCTCCGCCGCCTGCTGCCCTCTTCTCTAATTCCTGTTTTACATCTGACATTTTCTCATCCCTTTCATTTTAGTTCATTTAATTAATTTGGAAAGGACCATCCTGTATCCAGCAAGACGGTCCCTCTCCTCAATACTCAAAGTATCAAATTAACATAATTACGTCTGAAATTAACGACTGAATATATAATTTTGTATGATTCCTCTCTCTCATCTCATAAAAAACCAAATCATTTACCTGACTGTCCGCCTTTATATTATATTACATCACAGGTCGTGAGACCTCCCCACTAAAAGATTTTTGCGGATATCCGAAAATGTATCCTCTATAGAAGCAGTTCTTTCATTTTCCACATCATCCTGAGCTTCCGCCAACATTTTCCACAATTCCAATTCGGTTTTCATTTTTTCATACTGTACATGGCTCATCAAAACGGTATCCTCCCGACCATTTACAGTAATAAAAACTGGTTCTTGGGATTGCCGTGTTAAGGCTGATATCTCCAAATACTTATTTTGTAAATCAGATGAAGGTATGATTGCTTCCATTATGTGGCCTCCTCGTCATGATTTTATGGCATTATTATAACGTGATAACGATACATGTACAATCTGCATTTTTTCATTAAGCAAAACAAGCATCCTGTGAAGTGTTAAACTTGAGCCTTTACATCTTTAAACCTCAAACCATTACGCCGCCTTAACAGTAAATCGTCTTGACTGGCTGCATTTGGCAAAATCCCGGTAAAGATCTGGCCGTTCCTCCTTTAATCGCTTGCTGTCAATACGGACTGTATCCACATTGCTCCAGGAAACTCTATAGCGCTCATTAAATGCCATTTCATATTCGCCCATATAAAGCTTAAGCTGCTGTTCAATCTGATTCTGCTCCTGTGTCAACTTCTTTGCCAGAAGAATGATTTCTTCCCTCCTTTTTAACTGCTCATTTAAATGAGATGGAAGAGGAATCGTCTTTTTATAGGCCGTTGGAAAATACCGGTGAATCACTTCATTTGAAATATCACTGCCGTCCGGGTCCGGCATATTTCCTGACAAAACATGGCCCTCCCAGAATTCCTTTTCTATGACAATCAAATTTTGAATCAGCTCCTCATCACGTTCAATCTTCTTATACTTAAATTCCCTTCCCAAAATCACAACAGCCAGATACCAGGCCCTCGCCCCGGTCACCGCCATATAATGATGACATTGGATTTCATAATGGGCAGGGACAGACTCTCCGGTCCATTTATCTGCATTATAGGCACTGGCCGTTTTGCATTCAAGTCCCATGTTTTCCCCTGAAATAAGGCGGTCAACATTTGCTAGCATAAAGGGATATTCTTCGCTCTGATACATAACATTGGACCGTCGTACCTTTAAGCCTGTCTCTTCCATAAAGCGCCGGGCCACATATTCTTCTAGGTCTCGCCCCTGTCTCATGGATTCATTATCATGATCTTCTACTTCTAAGCTTGTTTTTTCATAGAAAATACTCATAGGGCTGACATAGGGATTAAGACCACAGATTGCACCTGCATCAGACCCACCGATTCCCTGCTTTCTGTATTTCAGCCAATCTTCATGAGATAAGCCGTTTGTTGAAATTAACTTTTTCATTCATGCCACACCTCCAATACCAAAAGGTTCAATCCTTTCTTCCCGGAAGCTTACATATCTGCCCTCCGAACCAATCACAATATGGTCAAGCAATTCGATTCCCAGCAATACTCCGGCTTCCTTAATCCGACCTGTAATGAGAGAATCCTCTCGACTTGGCATCGGCTCTCCAGAAGGATGATTGTGAAAGCAAATGATTTTTGAAGCATTTGAAAGAATCGCATGTTTAAATAAATCCCTTGGATCTATCCCACATGAGCTCAAGCCTCCCACTGCGACGATTTCCAAAGCGATCGGCGTCATTGCTGAATCCAATGACATTACCATCATCATCTCACGATCTGAATATTCAAAGAGATGCCTCACCATATCCGCTGCCTCTTTTGCTTCATGAAAACGTTCAGTTCCATAAACAGCAGTTCCTTCCCGAATCATTTTAAGCTTTATGATCCCTACTCTCTTCTTAGGAATAGGCCGCTTCATCATACCTATTACCTTTTCTTCCTGTGTTGCATTCTTCATAAATAATCGCGCCTCCTTGCAAAAACGGAGGCCTCCAGCATTTAAGAAAGAGACTCCCGTTTTCTATATAATTATTTTATTTTCAATTACATGCACAAAATACTCTCTTCTCATCAAGATTCCCATACTACCCTTTCACAACATAAGAGAGTATTATATTAACGAACTTTCCGGAACAGCATTCCTTAGAAAAGAGGGAATGCACTTCAATGCTAAAAACAAATTCATTTTTACAGCGCTTCCCACTCACCGATTTCCATCAACAGCATCTCAATATCAATGAGTCCCTCATACCAGCATACGCTTCTTGGAACTTCATTCAAATAACATTCTGTTAGCTCACCCATATTCAGATATTCCTTAATCTGCACTTCAAATAAATCAAGTATGTCCGGATTCGCATTCTGAACCAAGAATGGAAAATCTCTGCAATTACTTAAAGCTTCCCACCTCTCCTCACCCCCTCCTTCCGGCTCAACTGGGATACCTTTTTTCTGGCTCTGCTTTTTCACCTTGCCCTCACCAGCTCATAAGCTTTATCAATCATGGCGTTCCCTTCTACTGTGCGCGCAAAAAGACTTTCCTTATAATTTGCCCGTTCTCTTAAAGGTTTCGCATGAGTGGCAAAATCCGATACAGCATTCAGGAATCGCCAGCCATGCTTTCCAGCAAATTTTAAATCCGGCGCTTCAAAATACCTCATCTTCAAATCCTCTTTCAGTCTCATCAGATTCTTCTGCTGCTGTTCCGTAGGGTTATCAAGCAAAGGAAACAATGCATCAATATATTCATACACCTGATGGTCTGTCATCTTAATTCTGCTTAGTTCATCAATAGCCTTACCAAGCTCTCCCATGTACCTGTTGGCATAAAGGAGCGTATTTCTTGCATCTTCCATCTTTCCCTCTATATTTCCGGTATGGTTTGCAGACCAGGATCTCTTTGCTGTCGCCAGGGCCAGGTTTAAAGTATTCTGGCAAACCACCCGAATAGGTGTCACTGCAGCCTTTATACCGCCTGTTCCATCGTGAGAATTCATAAACACAAGGTAAGGTTCGATTTCATCTCCGCTTATAATATAATGCTGAGGAAGCTTTGCAAGTAGCCAGGTCTTTCGCCCTTCCTGAAGAGAACCCGCCGTTTCATAGGTAACACCTTCGCCAAGTAATTCATCTGTAAAAGCAAAAGCTTCCTCATTCTGAACCACTTTGTAGCGATCGGAAACAACTCCCAGAACCTTTTCATCCATGTCCCGAATATTTGCCTTGAAGCCGTTAATTGGTATACCATCCTCCGTTTCTATAGACTTCTGAATTACCTGCCAGTCCAACCCTGCTAAAGCCAGGGCTTCTGCAGATGCAGGTGCCTCCATCACCATTGTTCCCAGCCCGTGCCAGGGCTTTTCTCTTGTGTAAAACATTGACTCCACGTTCGCTGACATAATTAACCTCCTTTAATTGTTGATTTTTATTCTAAGAAATAATATATATTTGTTTTATATTTACATTGCAGAACACCTACATAACGCTTATAGCTCACCCCTTATAATCCGCTTTTAACCACTTATAGTTTATACATGTAGTTACTTTATTTTCATCACAGCTATAAACGCATTATCTGAAGCGTTAATATACTCGGATTTTAAAACACAAAAAAACCAGAACGAAAACGCTCTGGCTTATATCATATTAACCTGCAGGGGCTGCTTCAATAAGCTGTCCGGCAATGTATACAACTCCATTTTTATCAATATCAATGACGGTTCCATATACTGTTACATAGCTATCAGCGTATACGTTAGAATTGTATGCTGATAAAACTATATACTGTCCTTCGCCCCAAGCATCACTGATGTAATAGGCATCAAGATTTTTCATAGTAGCACTATCATACCATTGCTCCATACTAACAGAGTTTCCAGTACCAGCATAGGTAAACAAACCAGTTATATTTACTTTGCTGCCAATAAATCCATTATTTTTAATCATCTCAACGCCTGCTGTAAAGTAATCCTGATTGTATCTTATATCATCTGGATTTGTATTGTATCCAAAGTCATACTTTGCCTCTGTCGGACGACTGGAAGATTCATCAAAAGATTCCATATCATTTATTTCTGATGCCATAACATCATTGCCGCTATTGCCCCCGGGTGAAACCACTGCATCCGTTCCATCAACCACAGCTTCTTCATCCGTAAAAAATTCAGCCCAGATTATAACATCGCCTTTTGAATTTACACCAACCGGATAACCATATATCATCTTCCATTCATTCGTATAAGGCGATGAATCCTTAGAAATCACAATATAACCACCAGGAGAGTCACCACCACTGCTCATACAAGAATATGCATAATAAGTATCCAACAGGCCACTCCACTCATTTGCATCATAAGCCAGTTCTGTAACCCCTTCCATATAATCCTCTGGAATCGATTTTCCTATGATCAATCCCTTTACTTTAATTCCAATTCCACTGTAATCATAAATATTGTTACGAAGATCCTTAAACTCGGGAGTAACAGCATTCTGCATAAAACTATTTCTATCTACGGCTTTTGTTGTATAAGATTCAGGACCCCCAATACCATCACCATTTTGTGAAACTTCCGCAGATCCGGTATCCGTAGAAGGTGATTCCGCATTAATTTCTGATACAGCTATTGAATTTCTAACAAACATGCCTGCCAGTACAGTAATACTAAATATAATTCCTACTGCAATCAACAGCCCTTTACCAAAACATGAACGTTTCTTTGGTTTGCTTACATTCTGAGACTCTGATACCTTTTGAGCTGCTGTCTTAGGGTTGTTCCTCTGACCTAAATCTTCTTTATATAATGACTGCCCACATACAACACAAAACTTCTGTCCTGGTTCAAATTTTGTCCCGCATTTAGGGCAGGTATTAATAACCTCTACTTTTTCACCACACACACTGCAAAACTTCTGGTTCTCCTGAAGGTTGTTTCCACATTTCTTACAATTCACGATTTATTCCCCTCTTT
The nucleotide sequence above comes from Lacrimispora sp. BS-2. Encoded proteins:
- a CDS encoding type II toxin-antitoxin system prevent-host-death family antitoxin gives rise to the protein MEAIIPSSDLQNKYLEISALTRQSQEPVFITVNGREDTVLMSHVQYEKMKTELELWKMLAEAQDDVENERTASIEDTFSDIRKNLLVGRSHDL
- a CDS encoding DUF5688 family protein; this encodes MNYNQFLEEVRAAVQERLGSDYEIRIQKITKNNGIVLDGLIIGKASKNIAPTIYLNSYYMHFTHGMSLQEILEDIISAYKENNDVVFGDIRELLDFTNLQDKVAFKLIQREKNKELLKDVPYFEFLDLAVVFYLILDEHRGGQMTALIHNSHMEPWGVEKEELYRLAMRNTPILLPSEIKTMKEIMCDILKGHLEELEMEEMVDDLLDFDSQKPPLYILSNRKQLNGAGCILYDGCLKDFADSQNSDIVILPSSLHETILVPDDGNLDYGELQKTVGQINESEVPKEDVLSDRIYKYSRHECRISLVD
- a CDS encoding JAB domain-containing protein, producing MKNATQEEKVIGMMKRPIPKKRVGIIKLKMIREGTAVYGTERFHEAKEAADMVRHLFEYSDREMMMVMSLDSAMTPIALEIVAVGGLSSCGIDPRDLFKHAILSNASKIICFHNHPSGEPMPSREDSLITGRIKEAGVLLGIELLDHIVIGSEGRYVSFREERIEPFGIGGVA
- a CDS encoding AAA family ATPase → MTLVELKRNIYNDLLRWKQRDSGKVLELKGARQTGKTFILDKFAKENYKIYIYINMAQLSGEQFLACMEQASAWKPGEPRIEKALHEAFRLFDSQFEDNKDTIIAIDEIQESAKVYSRIREFSREFLCHFIVAGSYLGKTLEKGYFLSAGDTENLMLNTLSFEEFVAAFGKRELYNGVDLLGSSNPLQYDELKEYYKIYCEIGGYPDVINCYMETQDMQECKKVLTQIIGTFIEESTRVLGGIQEMILLEQIFPAIAQLSVREKKEYGDLITELSRIIYNGESNRTTRKSISAVIDWLYCSDIIGYCGKANGCDPVNVSLHNHFYFMDVGVCRYFMDVVGIDLPALRGMVSKCFVYIELLKRIRGFEITGIAPMSGTYKEGEIDFLIKRWENDNSYGVEVKDGKSETETAQQILEDEKVEAVYLLKGDTYGGIAGRKITVPIYLVGRVRFGYERGNEEQS
- a CDS encoding lambda-exonuclease family protein, with the translated sequence MKKLISTNGLSHEDWLKYRKQGIGGSDAGAICGLNPYVSPMSIFYEKTSLEVEDHDNESMRQGRDLEEYVARRFMEETGLKVRRSNVMYQSEEYPFMLANVDRLISGENMGLECKTASAYNADKWTGESVPAHYEIQCHHYMAVTGARAWYLAVVILGREFKYKKIERDEELIQNLIVIEKEFWEGHVLSGNMPDPDGSDISNEVIHRYFPTAYKKTIPLPSHLNEQLKRREEIILLAKKLTQEQNQIEQQLKLYMGEYEMAFNERYRVSWSNVDTVRIDSKRLKEERPDLYRDFAKCSQSRRFTVKAA
- a CDS encoding zinc ribbon domain-containing protein, whose product is MNCKKCGNNLQENQKFCSVCGEKVEVINTCPKCGTKFEPGQKFCVVCGQSLYKEDLGQRNNPKTAAQKVSESQNVSKPKKRSCFGKGLLIAVGIIFSITVLAGMFVRNSIAVSEINAESPSTDTGSAEVSQNGDGIGGPESYTTKAVDRNSFMQNAVTPEFKDLRNNIYDYSGIGIKVKGLIIGKSIPEDYMEGVTELAYDANEWSGLLDTYYAYSCMSSGGDSPGGYIVISKDSSPYTNEWKMIYGYPVGVNSKGDVIIWAEFFTDEEAVVDGTDAVVSPGGNSGNDVMASEINDMESFDESSSRPTEAKYDFGYNTNPDDIRYNQDYFTAGVEMIKNNGFIGSKVNITGLFTYAGTGNSVSMEQWYDSATMKNLDAYYISDAWGEGQYIVLSAYNSNVYADSYVTVYGTVIDIDKNGVVYIAGQLIEAAPAG
- a CDS encoding recombinase RecT, with translation MSDVKQELEKRAAGGGGQSQSVRLTKNMTIVDMVKALEPEIKRALPSILTPERFTRMALSAINNTPKLAECTPMSFIAALMNAAQLGLEPNTPLGQAYLIPYKNKGILECQFQLGYRGLIDLAYRNDRMQSIEAQVVYENDEFSYELGLHPSLTHRPSFDEPGEIRAFYAIFRLDNGGFRFEVMSKSYVDAYATKYSKAFTSDFSPWKSNYEGMAKKTVIKQLLKYAPIKSDFQKAITLDETVKTQLSIDMSEIRNECLPETLESGEVA
- a CDS encoding Fic family protein — its product is MNQEIVAEFETLLSEPKLRKVGERLDTNFIKKVELCHQVIRKARPFEGEMLKQVRDFFRISTTWSSNALEGNTLTISETKVLLEDGITVGGKSLREALEAYGHSHAYDYMFSLIDKKTIRESDIKELHRLFYSGISESKAGVYRTVRVVITGSSYPVCAPDKIGQEIKYLCDWIEKERNNYDPVTFAAELHRRFIFIHPFEDGNGRTARLLMNTALIQKGYLPCVISPYIRNDYIQALEGAHAEPEKFIRFIAEAELETEKDFIRALGLEMPDLKNI
- a CDS encoding DUF932 domain-containing protein — translated: MSANVESMFYTREKPWHGLGTMVMEAPASAEALALAGLDWQVIQKSIETEDGIPINGFKANIRDMDEKVLGVVSDRYKVVQNEEAFAFTDELLGEGVTYETAGSLQEGRKTWLLAKLPQHYIISGDEIEPYLVFMNSHDGTGGIKAAVTPIRVVCQNTLNLALATAKRSWSANHTGNIEGKMEDARNTLLYANRYMGELGKAIDELSRIKMTDHQVYEYIDALFPLLDNPTEQQQKNLMRLKEDLKMRYFEAPDLKFAGKHGWRFLNAVSDFATHAKPLRERANYKESLFARTVEGNAMIDKAYELVRAR